A window from Flammeovirgaceae bacterium encodes these proteins:
- a CDS encoding DUF2231 domain-containing protein translates to MKILGHPVHLMLVHFPAALFPMECAVYGLQLFTGNPDFGFASYCVLMGGVAMGWAAAIFGALDMNGIAESNRPVLRKALLHGGINGTVLVAYSAMAYPLYGAFPALPPASTGLFVARALLVLLLVVGNFIGGSLVLQDKVGTNFTK, encoded by the coding sequence ATGAAAATCCTTGGCCATCCCGTCCACTTGATGCTCGTGCACTTTCCGGCAGCACTCTTTCCCATGGAATGCGCGGTGTATGGCCTTCAGCTTTTTACCGGCAACCCGGATTTTGGGTTTGCCTCCTATTGTGTTTTGATGGGGGGCGTGGCCATGGGCTGGGCCGCGGCCATTTTCGGGGCGTTGGACATGAACGGGATAGCCGAAAGCAACAGGCCGGTGCTTAGGAAGGCACTCCTTCACGGAGGCATTAACGGTACCGTGTTGGTGGCTTACAGTGCCATGGCATACCCCCTTTACGGGGCATTTCCCGCATTGCCCCCTGCCAGCACGGGGCTGTTTGTGGCAAGGGCCTTGTTGGTGCTTTTGCTGGTGGTTGGGAATTTTATCGGGGGCAGCCTTGTATTACAAGATAAAGTAGGAACCAACTTTACAAAATAA
- a CDS encoding ABC transporter permease has protein sequence MLRNYLKIAFRSLLRSKVHSTINILGLGIGIACCILIVLFVKDEWTFDTFHGKADRIYRVWAREDYGKDEVFFYTVTPFPMGPTLKDNFEEVKYQVRINNINPQVRVGDDLFTERVTIGGQNFFKVFDFPALAGDEDTALSGANNVVLTKRMALKYFGDSDPINQVVSIQLGDDFQDFAVKAVVKDVPINSSIQFDILISDLNYTKLYNERLLTSAWFNITPETYVLLAEGVDVGQLEGKMQTFMKGVLGPDFDAKYELGLQPLEDIHLDTYFPVGIAPVSNPKYANILAAIALLILFVACINFVTLSVGRSIKRAKEVGIRKVVGAERKHLIFQFIGEAVIVTMVSLVIGVLLAYLNLSLFNDLSGKQLTMGPDGFMVWVMCCMVLIIGLFAGSYPAFVLSGFRPVSVLKGTVTTGSNKQTLRKVLVGVQLVLSIFLISSTLVMRSQLAYLQNKDLGFNKEQLMVVQLNVPGRLRLVKLIQQGFEKAQPLKNELAKISGVSGVFAASHDFGNGGWTNIGFTDDQGSYRTFNLNVVDADYIPLMQMKMVAGRNFDKANTSDPRRSIIVNEALVKAYALTDPIGKRLPGKNFGDHEIIGVVKDFNYSSLYTSVAPLVLVMDPAVIADGIENINIDNSPTPKLFVRLQPGNMASTIEEVKQVWDRLTNNEEFAFTFVDQAMATQYRNDQNLGKIIGIATLLAIFIGSLGLYALASLAMQNRTKEISIRKVMGATEQSLLVLLSKDYVFLIGISLLVSIPITYYAMTSWLQSFEYRVGIGWQVFVIAGGISLLIAAITISYQTIKTALSQPAQTLKYE, from the coding sequence ATGTTAAGGAATTACCTGAAAATCGCCTTTCGTTCTTTGCTCAGGAGCAAAGTGCATTCCACCATCAACATCCTCGGGCTGGGCATTGGCATCGCTTGTTGCATCCTGATCGTCCTTTTTGTGAAAGACGAGTGGACATTTGATACTTTCCATGGCAAGGCAGACCGGATTTACAGGGTTTGGGCCAGGGAAGATTATGGCAAGGACGAAGTGTTTTTCTATACGGTGACCCCGTTTCCCATGGGCCCCACGTTGAAGGACAACTTTGAGGAAGTAAAATACCAGGTGAGGATCAACAATATCAACCCGCAGGTTAGGGTGGGGGATGATTTGTTTACCGAACGGGTGACCATTGGGGGGCAAAATTTTTTCAAGGTTTTTGATTTTCCGGCCTTGGCAGGGGACGAGGACACGGCCCTGTCGGGCGCCAACAACGTGGTGCTGACGAAGCGGATGGCCTTGAAATATTTTGGCGATAGCGACCCCATCAACCAGGTTGTTTCCATCCAGCTTGGCGATGACTTCCAGGATTTTGCCGTTAAGGCGGTGGTCAAAGACGTGCCCATCAATTCGAGCATTCAGTTCGACATCCTGATTTCCGACCTGAACTATACCAAACTTTACAATGAAAGGCTGTTAACTTCCGCCTGGTTTAACATCACGCCCGAAACCTATGTGCTGTTGGCCGAGGGGGTGGACGTGGGGCAGTTGGAGGGCAAGATGCAAACCTTTATGAAAGGGGTGCTGGGCCCCGATTTTGACGCCAAATACGAGTTGGGGCTTCAGCCGCTGGAAGACATCCACCTGGACACTTACTTTCCGGTGGGCATTGCCCCGGTGAGCAACCCCAAGTATGCCAATATTTTGGCGGCCATCGCCCTGCTTATTTTGTTTGTGGCCTGCATCAATTTTGTGACATTATCGGTCGGCCGCTCGATAAAACGCGCCAAAGAGGTGGGCATACGGAAAGTGGTGGGGGCCGAAAGGAAACATTTGATCTTTCAATTTATAGGTGAAGCGGTAATTGTTACGATGGTTTCCCTGGTGATAGGGGTGTTGCTGGCGTATTTGAATTTGTCGTTGTTCAACGACCTGTCGGGCAAACAACTGACCATGGGCCCGGATGGCTTTATGGTATGGGTCATGTGTTGTATGGTGTTGATCATAGGGCTTTTTGCGGGCAGTTACCCTGCTTTTGTGCTGTCCGGCTTTCGCCCGGTTTCTGTTTTGAAGGGCACGGTCACCACCGGCAGCAACAAGCAAACGCTAAGGAAGGTGCTTGTGGGGGTCCAATTGGTGTTGTCCATATTTTTGATTTCCAGTACGCTCGTCATGCGCAGCCAACTTGCCTATTTGCAAAACAAGGACCTTGGCTTTAACAAGGAGCAACTTATGGTCGTGCAATTGAACGTGCCGGGAAGGCTCCGGCTGGTGAAGCTCATCCAACAAGGGTTTGAAAAAGCCCAGCCCCTTAAGAATGAGTTGGCGAAGATCAGCGGTGTGAGCGGGGTATTTGCCGCTTCACATGATTTTGGCAACGGTGGCTGGACCAATATTGGCTTTACCGATGACCAGGGAAGCTATCGTACGTTCAACCTGAATGTGGTCGATGCCGATTATATACCCCTAATGCAAATGAAGATGGTGGCCGGCAGGAATTTTGACAAAGCAAACACTTCCGACCCGCGCAGATCGATCATCGTAAACGAAGCTTTGGTGAAGGCTTACGCCTTGACGGACCCTATTGGCAAAAGGCTGCCCGGCAAAAACTTTGGTGACCATGAAATAATTGGGGTGGTAAAGGATTTTAATTACTCATCGCTCTACACTTCCGTGGCGCCCTTGGTGTTGGTCATGGACCCTGCCGTAATCGCGGATGGGATCGAAAACATAAATATTGACAATAGCCCCACCCCAAAATTGTTTGTCCGGTTGCAACCGGGCAATATGGCCAGCACCATAGAAGAGGTAAAGCAGGTATGGGACAGGCTGACCAACAACGAGGAGTTTGCCTTTACGTTTGTGGACCAGGCCATGGCCACCCAATACAGGAATGACCAAAACCTGGGCAAGATCATTGGCATTGCCACCCTGCTGGCCATCTTTATAGGCAGCCTTGGCCTTTACGCGTTGGCGTCTTTGGCCATGCAAAACAGGACAAAGGAAATTAGCATCCGCAAGGTAATGGGGGCCACCGAGCAATCATTGTTGGTGCTGTTGTCCAAAGATTACGTTTTCCTGATTGGCATAAGCCTCCTGGTATCCATTCCCATCACATACTATGCCATGACGTCCTGGCTGCAATCTTTTGAATACCGGGTGGGGATAGGATGGCAGGTATTTGTGATTGCAGGCGGCATCTCACTGCTTATTGCGGCCATCACCATTAGCTACCAAACGATAAAAACGGCCTTGTCGCAGCCTGCCCAAACATTAAAATATGAGTGA
- a CDS encoding M20 family metallo-hydrolase — protein sequence MEPIRINATRLNGRIREMAMIGALPSGGVNRPALSQEDKKARGLLASWATELGLVTTVDEIGNMFALLKGKNPDRCIGIGSHLDSVSTGGKYDGPVGVLGALEVAQTLIENNMRPNSNLVVANYTNEEGVRFLPDMMGSLAHVNAGQVKDFWQSQDENGTTVESALTGIGYKGTMKCGTIRYDYFIEIHIEQGPVLEQRKTDIGVVKGVQAIHWMKLAIEGKSAHAGTTPIPARKDAFHALGRLSNHARELCLEIEDQLVTIGTLRLYPNAINVVPEKVVATLDVRNPDDGKLKQALEKLDYFMATDPSFSGLKTTKEVLVDVPAVTFDKKVTEAIAKSCGQLGYTFHAMHSGAGHDAQILGTKYPAAMIFIPSKNGASHTVDEYSSPEQIEKGANVLLHTVLHLDRGN from the coding sequence ATGGAACCGATCAGGATAAACGCCACACGGCTAAACGGCCGCATCCGGGAAATGGCAATGATTGGGGCGCTGCCTTCAGGTGGTGTAAACAGGCCTGCCCTCTCACAGGAGGACAAAAAGGCGCGCGGGTTGCTTGCCTCATGGGCAACAGAATTGGGACTGGTAACCACCGTGGACGAAATCGGGAACATGTTTGCCCTCCTGAAAGGCAAAAACCCGGACCGCTGCATCGGTATTGGCTCCCATCTCGACAGCGTGTCCACCGGGGGAAAGTATGACGGGCCAGTGGGGGTGCTGGGCGCGCTGGAAGTGGCGCAAACGCTCATTGAAAACAATATGCGGCCCAACAGCAACCTGGTAGTGGCCAACTATACCAACGAAGAAGGGGTGCGCTTTCTCCCGGACATGATGGGCAGCCTTGCCCACGTCAACGCGGGGCAGGTGAAGGATTTTTGGCAGTCCCAGGACGAAAACGGGACTACCGTTGAAAGCGCGCTTACGGGGATTGGGTACAAAGGCACCATGAAATGCGGCACCATACGCTACGACTATTTTATCGAAATCCATATTGAACAAGGCCCGGTGCTTGAGCAAAGGAAAACCGACATTGGGGTGGTAAAAGGAGTGCAGGCCATTCATTGGATGAAACTTGCCATTGAAGGGAAAAGCGCACATGCCGGCACCACGCCCATCCCGGCAAGAAAAGATGCCTTCCATGCCCTCGGCAGGCTTTCAAACCATGCCAGGGAATTGTGCCTTGAAATAGAGGATCAATTGGTGACCATTGGCACCCTGAGGCTTTACCCCAACGCCATCAACGTGGTGCCCGAAAAGGTGGTGGCCACCCTGGACGTCCGGAACCCCGATGATGGAAAATTGAAACAGGCCCTGGAAAAACTAGACTACTTCATGGCCACGGACCCCTCGTTTTCCGGATTGAAAACCACCAAGGAAGTGCTTGTGGACGTGCCTGCCGTGACGTTCGACAAAAAAGTAACGGAGGCCATTGCCAAAAGCTGTGGACAGTTGGGCTACACCTTCCACGCAATGCACAGCGGTGCCGGGCATGATGCGCAAATACTGGGCACCAAATACCCCGCTGCCATGATCTTCATACCCTCCAAAAACGGGGCCAGCCATACCGTTGACGAGTACAGCTCCCCCGAACAAATTGAAAAGGGGGCCAATGTGCTGTTGCACACCGTGCTTCACCTCGACAGGGGGAATTGA
- a CDS encoding sigma-70 family RNA polymerase sigma factor, whose amino-acid sequence MAKQIAQLNDLEIIDRVLHGEEALYEIIIRRYNPYLYKVARSYGYGHADAQDLMQDTFVSTYFNLSKFENRSTFKTWIIRIMLNNCYQKSQKASFKREGTGLENTHETMKPMFSNNKDKDPGQTMANHELGQVIEKAITSLPVEYRMVFSLREVNGMNTAETASALDISESNVKVRLNRAKKMLRTEIEKMYAAEEIFEFNLIYCDPMVERVMQKIASLS is encoded by the coding sequence ATGGCAAAACAAATTGCCCAACTTAACGACCTGGAAATCATTGACAGGGTACTGCATGGCGAGGAGGCCCTTTACGAAATCATCATCAGGAGGTACAACCCGTATTTGTACAAAGTGGCCCGGTCGTACGGGTATGGCCATGCCGATGCGCAGGACCTGATGCAGGATACTTTTGTAAGCACCTACTTCAACCTTTCCAAGTTTGAAAACAGGTCAACTTTTAAGACCTGGATCATTCGGATAATGCTGAACAATTGCTATCAAAAGTCACAAAAAGCGAGCTTTAAAAGAGAGGGAACGGGCCTTGAAAACACCCATGAAACGATGAAACCGATGTTTTCCAACAACAAAGACAAAGATCCTGGCCAAACGATGGCCAACCATGAACTTGGCCAGGTGATAGAGAAGGCCATCACTTCCCTGCCCGTGGAATACCGCATGGTATTTTCTTTACGGGAAGTCAACGGTATGAACACGGCCGAAACGGCATCGGCCCTCGATATCAGTGAGTCGAACGTGAAGGTGAGGTTGAACAGGGCCAAAAAGATGTTGAGGACGGAGATTGAAAAGATGTACGCGGCCGAAGAAATATTTGAGTTCAATTTGATTTATTGTGATCCAATGGTGGAACGGGTGATGCAAAAAATTGCTTCATTGAGTTAA